AAAAACATTTTTCAAACAGACAACAGCAGGAACATCAATACCATAGTTAACGGTTGCAGCTATTATTTTTTTGTCATCAGGATCAACATAGTATGAATGAACGAAGTACATGAAATCACTTCCAACGCCATTTAATATTGGACATTCATTCCTAATTTCAAGCTGATTCCAGCCCATCTGGGGAATTTTAAAACCATCTAATTTCATAGAATCTGGGAAATGCAAAACTTTCCCTTTAAAAATATCAAGTCCAGGAATACCCGGACTTTCTTCACTACTAGTAAAAAGAATTTGAAGACCTAGACAAATGCCTAAAAATGGCTTACCGTCATCGATATGATCATTTATAGCGTTTTCGTAACCACTCAAATTTTGTATAGCATTTCCAAATGCACCGACACCAGGTAGTACAAGTGCTTCTGCATCATTTATCTCTTTGATTGAAGAAGAAATAATAGCATCGGTACCTACCTTTGAAAAACCATTTTTAATGCTCTTAAGGTTTCCCGATCCATAATCAATAATAGCAATCATTTTTTGGCCTGTCCTACGTAAATAATCTTTAATTTCCAATAGAAATTAAATTTAATTGTTATCTGGTTTTATAGTAATCTATAACCCTTATGGTGTCATTTAGGTGTGGTGTTGAAATTTCGTGCAGAACTGTGTTTTCCATGGCAACTATGGAATGCACTTCTTTTGGTTCAATTCTTATAGTATCATTTTTTCCAAAATATTCTTTGCGCTCTTCGAATTCTATGTAACCTGCACCACTCACTATATACATTGTTTCATCCTTTTGAGAATGGTAATGGAATGAAGTTTGGTATCCTTCCCTTATGAACAGCTCTTTAGTCAGATACTTTTCAGTATTGATTAGAATCTTTTCATATCCCCATGGTTTGTCTTCCCTATTTTCATATTCCTTTTTAATGGCTTCAAGTTCTTTAGATGTGTCGATAGCCATCCAAAATAGTCCATTTTCCTTATAGTAACCAAGTTGATTGTTTTTAGCTAACATTGGAAAAACTGTTTTTTCAATGTCCCCCACATCAAAGCTTCCAAAGTCGATTTCTCCCTTTGAAAAGTATACTCCTCCATTAATATAATAATCGAGTACGGGTTTTTCTTTAAATGAAACAAGTCTATCACCACTTATTTCAACAATTCCGTATGGTGAAACCATTTTGGTAATGAATATTGAAAGAGGATAATCTGATTTTACACCCTGTTCAATCATTTTTTTAATATTCAAATCTGCAACAACATCTCCATTTCTTATTACGCACTGTTCATCGTCTTTAATGTTTTCCATACCTAATTTAATTGCATTTAATGTTCCCAGAGGTTCATCTTCAACAATATATTCAATTTCAACACCTCTATATTCCTCTCCATATCTATCATGAATTTTTTCACTTAAAAATCCAGTTAAAAGAAGCACCTTATCTACTCCTGCATTTTTAAAGTCAAAGAGTTGTTTGTCTAAAATGGTGTAGTCATCTTTAATCTCAATGAGTGGTTTTGGAACTGTCTCAGTTAAAGGCCTTAACCTCTTCCCAAAGCCCCCGCAGAGTATCATTCCAATGGTTCTCGTCATAATATCACCCTTACATATTCAAAATGATTTGTTCATAGTTATGGCTATACTATTAAAACTATTATATATAAAAATTCATTCAATATCCATCAAACCTCTGAGAGAATCTCCAAAATCTGATGGTACAATATTGTCTGTTCCAAGTGTTTTAGCATGGGCATCTATTTCTGTCACAACGTAGTTGTATCCTATTTTTTTAAGTGGTTCAACAAGCCTAGGACCATCAGTAATAGCAATTGAAGTTGTTTCGATTTCTTCTATAGGCAATGCGTGTGGAACTCCAGCAACAACAATAATATCAAATTTTTCTTCCTTTAAAATTTCTACAGCTTTTTTACCAGTTACAGGATATTCATCTAAACCGCCTGTAATGTAGTCTATACTAATCCCATTATTTGAGAGCTCTTTTTTAATATTTACTGCATGTTGCCTTATTCGTGGAAGGCCGATCTTATCATCGAGGTTTGCAATGAGAGTTATATTGTTATTTGGTTTGATTTTTTCAAATTGAATTTTTAGTATATCAGAAAAAAGATAGGAAGTTTCTTTTTTGGCATTGAGAATTATTGCTATTTTATCGCCCTTTTTAATGGCATCAATTAATAATTTTGCAACTTTGACTTTATTATCGCCATAAGATGGTTTTATATATTGTCCTTGGGCCATTCCTCGTGTTTTCTCAATTTCTGTGGCCAGTTGGAGCATTTTGTTCTGACGCTCCATTTCATTTGATGGTATAATTCCTTCCTTTGCTGCTGCATTTAAGACTGCAATCGCACCTTCTGTGTTGTCTCCTTCTCCCACTCCTCCGTGAGATTCTACAGTAACCACTTTTGCTTTTATATCGGCATTTTTTACAGCTTCTTTCATATCTTCGCCAATGATCATACTAACACATGTCCCAACAACTCCAACAAGCTTTGGTGAGAACATTTCATCTACTTTATTCAGTGTTTCTTCAAGTTTTTCAGAGGCTCCGAATATAAAATCATTTTCAGACATTGCAGTAGTTACAACTCTTACACCATCATTTTCCAGAAGACGACCTGTTCTAAAACAACAGCCATGTGGGCCGTGTAATATGATTACATCAGCGTTCATATCTCTTAATGTGTATAAAGACGCAGCTATTGGACTTGGTCTTGGATGCAAATTATCACCTCAATAATTCTAAATCAAATAAAATTTTTATTAGATATAATGAATTTAGAATTAATAATATAATTCTAATCGTATAAATTCTGTTATAATTTGATTAATTGTAAATCAAATAAAAAGTTTGTAAGAAATTAATTTATTTTTAAAATATCCACTAGTCATTTTTTTCTTAATTTTTCTAATAAAATCCATTCTAATGGAAAAATTATTAATATATAAAATTTTACATTTTAATGTAAATACAGAATCTAAAATTAATTCAAGTTTTTAATTTATTATTTGAAAGTTTAAAGATTTAAAAAGAGATTAAAAATATTCATATTTGTTTTGAATGTATGAATTTAATTAAAAATTAGGAATGGATTAAATAAAACAAAGAAATATACTAATAATACCATAACTGCGTCCATATTAGAATAGAAAATGGTAAAGTTGTAAACAGCACTAATACCTCTGATAAATATGGGATTGTTGGATTTTGGAGATCGTTATCCACTTATAACTAATATATAAAGTAATTTATTTGTATTAACATATATCCAGCATAACCAAGTGGAAATAAAGATTATTAAGAATTTAATTTTTTTTTATTCATATAATTAGTAAATTATTAATCTTGAGTTAGTGAATTGATTTAATAATGAAAATAGAGAATTTAATTTGTGGAAGATTTATTGAAAGACCCAATAGGTTTTTAGTTACATTTGAAGTTGAACAAGGATCAGGTATAACTGAGATGGCACATCTAAGAGATCCTGGTCGACTTAAGGAACTTTTAATTCCAAATGTTAAACTTCTTCTTAGAAAGGCAATTTCAAAACAGGAAAGAAAGACAAATTATGATGTTATAGCAGTTTTTAATTGTGGTATTTGGGTTTTATTAAATTCTGGATTTCACAGTGATATAGCAGCAGAACTAATAGAATCTGGTAATATAAAAGAATTATCCAATTATTTTATAGAGCGACGAGAGTATACTTATGGTAAAAGTAGAATTGATTTTTTGTTAACAAACACTGAAAATAAGAAAATGTTACTTGAAGTCAAGGGATGTACATTAGTAGACGGGAAACTTGCCAAGTTTCCAGATGCACCTACTATAAGAGGTAAAAAACACCTTGATGAATTAACTTTTTCATTAAATGATGGATTTAAATCTTCAGTACTTTTCCTGATATTGAGGGATGATGCAATTGAATTCACTCCAAATATGGAAATGGATCCGGATTTTTCTTATGCATTAAAAAAAGCAAAGACTAAGGGTGTCAATATAGTTGCTTATTCATTTGAAAATATCTATAAAAAAGATTCAATGGAAATAATTCCCTTTAAAAGATTAAATTTAAGAATGGATTTT
This sequence is a window from Methanobacterium sp. SMA-27. Protein-coding genes within it:
- the hisH gene encoding imidazole glycerol phosphate synthase subunit HisH; protein product: MIAIIDYGSGNLKSIKNGFSKVGTDAIISSSIKEINDAEALVLPGVGAFGNAIQNLSGYENAINDHIDDGKPFLGICLGLQILFTSSEESPGIPGLDIFKGKVLHFPDSMKLDGFKIPQMGWNQLEIRNECPILNGVGSDFMYFVHSYYVDPDDKKIIAATVNYGIDVPAVVCLKNVFATQFHPEKSGEEGLKILKNFVDLV
- the cfbD gene encoding Ni-sirohydrochlorin a,c-diamide reductive cyclase catalytic subunit; its protein translation is MHPRPSPIAASLYTLRDMNADVIILHGPHGCCFRTGRLLENDGVRVVTTAMSENDFIFGASEKLEETLNKVDEMFSPKLVGVVGTCVSMIIGEDMKEAVKNADIKAKVVTVESHGGVGEGDNTEGAIAVLNAAAKEGIIPSNEMERQNKMLQLATEIEKTRGMAQGQYIKPSYGDNKVKVAKLLIDAIKKGDKIAIILNAKKETSYLFSDILKIQFEKIKPNNNITLIANLDDKIGLPRIRQHAVNIKKELSNNGISIDYITGGLDEYPVTGKKAVEILKEEKFDIIVVAGVPHALPIEEIETTSIAITDGPRLVEPLKKIGYNYVVTEIDAHAKTLGTDNIVPSDFGDSLRGLMDIE
- the sfsA gene encoding DNA/RNA nuclease SfsA, which gives rise to MKIENLICGRFIERPNRFLVTFEVEQGSGITEMAHLRDPGRLKELLIPNVKLLLRKAISKQERKTNYDVIAVFNCGIWVLLNSGFHSDIAAELIESGNIKELSNYFIERREYTYGKSRIDFLLTNTENKKMLLEVKGCTLVDGKLAKFPDAPTIRGKKHLDELTFSLNDGFKSSVLFLILRDDAIEFTPNMEMDPDFSYALKKAKTKGVNIVAYSFENIYKKDSMEIIPFKRLNLRMDF
- a CDS encoding sugar phosphate nucleotidyltransferase — its product is MTRTIGMILCGGFGKRLRPLTETVPKPLIEIKDDYTILDKQLFDFKNAGVDKVLLLTGFLSEKIHDRYGEEYRGVEIEYIVEDEPLGTLNAIKLGMENIKDDEQCVIRNGDVVADLNIKKMIEQGVKSDYPLSIFITKMVSPYGIVEISGDRLVSFKEKPVLDYYINGGVYFSKGEIDFGSFDVGDIEKTVFPMLAKNNQLGYYKENGLFWMAIDTSKELEAIKKEYENREDKPWGYEKILINTEKYLTKELFIREGYQTSFHYHSQKDETMYIVSGAGYIEFEERKEYFGKNDTIRIEPKEVHSIVAMENTVLHEISTPHLNDTIRVIDYYKTR